A DNA window from Brassica napus cultivar Da-Ae chromosome C1, Da-Ae, whole genome shotgun sequence contains the following coding sequences:
- the LOC106375693 gene encoding protein BUD31 homolog 1: protein MPKIKTNRVKYPEGWELIEPTLRELDAKMREAEMDEHDGKRKCEALWPIFKLSHQRSRYVYDLYYRRKEISKELYEFCLDQGYADRNLIAKWKKSGYERLCCLRCIQPRDHNYGTTCVCRVPKHLREEKAIECVHCGCQGCASGD from the exons ATGCCGAAGATTAAGACTAACCGAGTCAAGTACCCAGAAGGGTGGGAGTTGATCGAGCCTACTCTTCGTGAGCTTGACGCCAAGATGAGAGAAG CTGAGATGGATGAACATGATGGCAAGAGAAAGTGTGAAGCTTTATGGCCAATCTTCAAACTCTCTCATCAGAGGAGTCGCTATGTTTATGATCTTTATTACAGGAGGAAGGAGATATCTAAAGAGCTCTATGAGTTCTGCTTGGACCAGGGCTATGCTGATCGTAACCTCATTGCCAAATGGAAGAAG TCAGGGTATGAGCGTCTATGCTGCTTGCGCTGCATACAGCCAAGAGACCACAACTATGGAACAACATGTGTATGTCGTGTTCCCAAACACTTGCGTGAAGAGAAAGCCATTGAATGTGTTCACTGCGGTTGTCAAGGATGTGCCAGTGGCGATTAA
- the LOC106374350 gene encoding uncharacterized protein LOC106374350, translating into MIRFARTKPILGSLSHDLLQKCHASGTPKGKSKLKTIQALKRHKATTKRGGSGGEDESKGKGAISDHCINPPHPVRYLRPKERDREAQREKLGLISKARQREIDIQKKLGPFTTARATDEPIRIGVAGLDYVALGIFTEDELPKYKVTVEDGKRLAKEYSRVLMKEHREKRAAEIGLMKMRKAAFEALPEELKKAALERDTTTPFPVIRGAATVLPPVEGYLERIMNAANKKSSSKEKLR; encoded by the coding sequence ATGATCCGATTCGCAAGAACAAAACCCATACTCGGCTCACTGAGTCACGACCTCCTCCAGAAATGCCACGCGAGCGGAACCCCCAAGGGAAAATCCAAGCTCAAAACAATCCAAGCCTTGAAGCGCCACAAAGCCACCACCAAAAGAGGTGGAAGCGGCGGAGAGGATGAGAGTAAGGGGAAAGGAGCAATCTCCGATCACTGCATAAACCCACCTCACCCCGTTCGCTACCTCAGACCCAAGGAGAGAGATCGAGAGGCTCAGCGAGAGAAGCTCGGCCTGATCAGCAAGGCGAGGCAACGAGAGATCGACATCCAGAAAAAGCTCGGACCTTTCACCACGGCCAGGGCCACCGACGAGCCGATCAGGATCGGGGTCGCGGGGTTGGATTACGTCGCGTTGGGGATTTTTACTGAAGACGAGTTGCCCAAGTACAAGGTGACGGTGGAGGACGGGAAGAGGCTGGCGAAGGAGTACAGCAGAGTGCTTATGAAGGAGCATAGGGAGAAGCGTGCGGCGGAGATTGGTCTGATGAAGATGAGGAAAGCTGCGTTCGAGGCGTTGCCGGAGGAGCTGAAGAAGGCGGCTTTGGAGCGTGATACGACGACGCCGTTTCCGGTGATTCGGGGAGCGGCTACGGTGTTGCCTCCTGTTGAAGGGTATCTGGAGAGGATTATGAATGCAGCTAATAAGAAGAGCTCGAGTAAAGAGAAGCTGAGATGA
- the LOC106373007 gene encoding dolichyl-diphosphooligosaccharide--protein glycosyltransferase subunit 2-like, protein MMERALVRFLFLILAVAICGAASVFQPISDSHRSAALDVFVPVDGSYKSLKEAYEALKTLEILEIDKKSDLSSATCENVVKVLALSSSTLKDALYALSVNGILKCKSGEDVPKDIVSKLQTGVKDAKLLLDFYYSVRGLVLVKEQFSGTDISLGDAEAVFRSIKALSQSDGKWRYSPNNPESSTFAAGLAFETLAGVISLAPSEIDHSLIQTLKTGITKLFDSIQKYDDGTFYFDESEGPISTTASVIRGLKSFAASESTGLNLPGEKIVGLAKFFLGVGIPGDAKDFFNQIDALACLEDNRFSVPLILSLPSSVISLTKKEPLKVKVSTVLGSKAPALSVKLAQALSSGSKGSSVINNQELKFDAESATYFLESFPKNFDVGKYTFVFEILLDEWANEKAYITEAQTKVPIAATGAITIENAEIAVLDSDVGSVESQKKLDLTKDEAVSLSANHLQKLRLSFQLTTPIGHVFKPHQAFLKLKHESQVEHIFLVKTSGKKSELVLVFLGLVEKLYYLSGKYEIQLTIGDASMENSLLSNIGHIELDLPEHPEKAARPPLQPTDPYSRYVPKAEISHIFRVPEKLPAKQISLVFLGLIVLPFIGFLIGLTRLGVNIKSFPSSVGAATSALLFHGGIGAVLLLYVLFWVKLDLFTTLKALSLLGVFLLFVGHRTLSHLAAASNKLKSA, encoded by the exons ATGATGGAAAGAGCTCTCGTtcgatttctatttttgatTCTCGCCGTAGCAATTTGCGGCGCTGCTTCAGTGTTTCAGCCGATCTCAGACTCTCACCGATCCGCGGCTCTGGATGTCTTCGTACCAGTCGATGGATCCTACAAAAG CTTGAAGGAGGCTTATGAAGCATTAAAGACTTTGGAGATTCTTGAGATTGATAAAAAGTCTGATCTGAGCTCAGCGACTTGTGAGAATGTTGTTAAAGTTCTTGCGTTGTCTTCTTCTACTCTAAAGGATGCATTATATGCTTTGAGCGTTAATGGGATTCTCAAATGTAAATCTGGAGAAGATGTTCCTAAG GACATTGTCTCTAAACTTCAAACTGGCGTTAAAGATGCCAAGTTATTGCTTGACTTCTACTATTCTGTCAGAGGCTTGGTGCTCGTTAAG GAGCAATTTTCTGGAACTGATATAAGTCTTGGAGATGCCGAAGCTGTTTTCCGTTCCATTAAG GCTCTTAGCCAGAGTGATGGAAAATGGCGCTACAGCCCCAACAATCCGGAATCAAGCACCTTTGCTGCTG GCTTAGCCTTCGAAACGCTTGCTGGAGTGATTTCATTAGCACCTTCAGAGATTGATCACTCCTTG ATCCAGACTTTGAAGACGGGTATCACGAAGCTTTTTGACAGTATTCAAAAATATG ACGATGGGACATTTTACTTCGATGAAAGTGAAGGCCCAATATCAACAACTGCATCAGTAATTAGAGGGCTCAAGTCATTTGCAGCTTCAGAATCCACAGGATTGAAC CTTCCAGGTGAAAAGATAGTTGGTTTGGCCAAGTTCTTTCTTGGTGTTGGAATTCCTGGTGATGCCAAAGATTTCTTCAACCAAATAGATGCACTAGCTTGTTTGGAAGACAACAG GTTCTCCGTTCCACTCATCTTGTCTCTTCCATCTTCTGTCATTTCGTTGACAAAGAAAGAACCTCTGAAG GTTAAAGTCAGCACTGTACTCGGTTCTAAGGCACCAGCTCTTAGTGTGAAGCTCGCACAAGCTCTAAGTTCTGGATCAAAGGGTTCTTCTGTAATTAACAACCAG GAGCTTAAGTTTGACGCTGAAAGTGCAACGTACTTCTTGGAATCCTTTCCTAAGAACTTTGATGTTGGAAAGTATACATTTGTATTTGAG ATTTTGCTAGATGAGTGGGCAAATGAAAAAGCATACATAACCGAAGCTCAAACAAAAGTGCCTATAGCCGCCACAGGAGCTATTACCATTGAGAATGCAGAAATTGCTGTACTTGACAGTGACGTTGGGAGCGTTGAATCTCAGAAAAA GCTAGATTTAACTAAAGATGAAGCAGTATCATTATCAGCAAACCATCTCCAAAAGCTGCGCCTGTCATTCCAGTTAACTACTCCAATTGGCCATGTGTTTAAGCCACACCAG GCATTTCTCAAGCTGAAACATGAGTCACAGGTCGAGCATATCTTTCTCGTGAAAACTTCTGGAAAGAAGTCTGAATTAGTTCTA GTTTTTCTTGGATTGGTTGAGAAGCTGTACTACCTTTCTGGCAAATATGAGATCCAGCTAACTATTGGAGATGCTTCCATG GAGAACTCTTTATTGAGTAATATTGGCCACATCGAACTAGACCTACCAGAACATCCAGAGAAGGCGGCGCGTCCTCCTCTCCAGCCTACTGATCCTTACTCAAGATATGTGCCAAAAGCTGAGATATCACACATCTTCAGGGTTCCAGAAAAGCTTCCCGCAAAGCAGATTTCACTAGTTTTCTTGGGTCTTATAGTTCTCCCATTCATCGGCTTCTTGATAGGG CTTACACGGTTGGGAGTGAACATAAAGAGCTTCCCATCGTCTGTTGGGGCTGCAACATCCGCTTTACTGTTCCATGGCGGCATTGGAGCTGTTCTGCTTCTCTACGTGCTCTTCTGGGTGAAG TTGGATCTGTTTACGACTCTAAAGGCACTGTCTTTGCTGGGAGTGTTTCTGTTGTTCGTCGGACACAGAACACTGTCTCACCTCGCAGCAGCATCGAACAAGCTGAAATCTGCTTGA